A window of Syntrophorhabdaceae bacterium contains these coding sequences:
- a CDS encoding DUF134 domain-containing protein, which produces MARPRKCRCMNCIPHAVYFKPRGVPLTRLEEISLKPDEFEAISLADHQGLYHEEAAKKMGVSRPTFSRILGLARHKVALVLVEAKALRIETQDGMEKEEEEEEA; this is translated from the coding sequence ATGGCCCGACCCAGGAAATGCCGATGCATGAACTGCATCCCCCACGCCGTCTACTTCAAGCCGAGAGGCGTTCCTCTCACCCGCCTTGAAGAGATCTCTCTGAAGCCGGACGAATTCGAGGCGATCAGCCTTGCCGACCATCAGGGCCTTTATCACGAGGAGGCGGCAAAAAAGATGGGTGTTTCCCGGCCCACATTCAGCAGGATCCTGGGATTGGCGAGACACAAGGTGGCTCTCGTTCTGGTGGAGGCGAAAGCACTTCGAATCGAGACTCAGGACGGGATGGAGAAAGAAGAAGAAGAAGAAGAAGCATGA